TTCCGGCATCAAGCTTGAGAAACTGCGCGTTGATGGCGGAGCGGTTGCAAACGACCTGATGCTGCAGATTCAGTCCAACTTCCTGCAAACCCCGGTCGAGCGCCCGATGTGTATCGAAACGACAGCTCTGGGGGCCGCCTATCTTGCCGGATTGGCTGTTGGCTTCTGGAAGGACAAGAACGACATCATCCAGAATTTTGGTGTCGATCGCACCTTCTCCCCGCAGATGGACGCTGAGGAAGCTGACAAGCTTTATGCTGGTTGGCAGACTGCGGTTAAAGCGACCATGGCTTTCAAATAGGCTTCCAACCTGCAAAACCGATTTCGCATTAATGAGATCAAGAGAAGGGGCGCCTTTTGGGGGTGCCCCTATTTTATTCTGAACCTCTGGCTTCTGGTGTTCTCAAGACCTGCAGCTTGGGCTTCAATTTGTTGCTTCCTCGGGGGGGAATTGAAATGGTCATGTTGCTCAATCAGCCTTGTTGCCGACAATGGAAAAGTGTGGTGCTATCGATCTGAAGAAATAAATCAGATCGCACATCGCGGCTTGTACAAGCTTGCAGTTCAAGCTCGACCGCACAGATTTCATGAGAGGCCGGAGGGCTGGTAACCCCTCCCATATGAATGGATCACGCAGCTTGGCTCTGGTTCTGCTGTCTTCTGCGTTTGGGTAGAAATGCGAGCAAGCACAGCACGGCGATTACGAGTTCGAATGCCAGAGCGGCGAGAATGCCCTCTGAAGGCATGCCATCAATCGCCAAACTGACGAGGCGCCCTGCGGGAAAGGCAAGGAAAACGGTCTGGGCTGCGACGATTGCAATCGTGGCATAGGATTGTTTTACAATGCCAAGCAGCATGATGATGCCGAAGGCTGTAAGTCCGGCGCCGGGGGCGCGGAGTTCACTTAGCAGGCTCGCGTCAGGGCCGAGGGCGATCCCGTAGCTCGTATAGAACATGTGTGGTATGGCTGTAATTGTGAAGCCGATGCCAACTGCGGTCAGTCCAGCAAGGCCGAGAGCCAGTTTTTGAAAGAGAGTGAGCGGCATTCTTTTATCCTTCCATATGAAACGCACGGCTATGCGGCGGATTTCCATGCGCCTTTGAGGGCTGTCTTGCGCGCAAATTCAGCAAAGCTGGTCGGGGCTCGTCCCAAGGCGCGCTGCACCCCGTTGCAGACTTCGGCATTGCGTCCATCCAGCGTTTCCCGGGCAATTGCAGTGAAGATATCAGCGACGAAATCGCCTCCAGCCGCTGCCACATTGGCGTGAAAATTCTCAAAGCTGATGGGAATATGCTGGATTGGACGTCCGATTTCTCTGGACAGGATCTGTGCCATGTCTGAGAAGTTGAGGAGTTCCGGACCGGTCACTTCATAGAGTTGCTTTGAATGGCCGTGTTGGGTAAGGGCTGCGACCACGACATCCGCAATATCATCGATATCGATGATGGGTTCGAGAATATCTCCGCCGGGCATCGGCAATATGCCTGCAAGTATCGGGTCATGCAGATAGCCTTCACTGAAATTCTGCGCGAACCAGGAAGAGCGAACAAGCGTGTAATCCAGACCGGAGCCTTCAACGATCTTTTCTGCTTCTCGTGCATGATGTTCGCCCCGGCCTGACAAAAGCACCAGATGGCAAAGGCCGGCTTCTTTCGCCACAGAGCATAAGGCATCGACTTTCTCCACCGCGCCGGGAAAGGCCAAGTCAGGGAAATAGGTAACATAAGCGGATTCTATGCCCTCTAGCGCGGCGGGCCATGTGTCGGGGTCGTCCCAATCAAAAGGAACTGTAACTCCGCGCGTGCCATGGCGAACGGTTTTTCCTAGCGCTTGGAGGCGGTTGGCGACGCGTGATCCGGTCTTGCCGGACGCGCCGATGACAAGGATCGATTGATCGGACATATGAAGTCTCCATTGCAATCATTAGATGGCCCGGAAACTAGGGGTAAAGTGGGGATCGGTATTGACCGGAAACGCCATGTTTTTGACAGACGATGCCAAGTCCTGCGAGCGCTATGGCTGCGATTTGCGATAGCTGGCCGGTGTGAGACCTGTCCATCTCTTGAAGGCGCGATTGAAGGCACTTTGTTCAGAGTAGCCGGTCAGGAAAGCGATCTCGGCGAGAGCATAGCGCTCTTCTTTCAACATGCCGATTGCTATTTCACGACGGGTTTCTTCAGTCAGAGTCTGAAAACTGACTCCTTGCTCTGCGAGCCGTCGATGGAAGGATCTGGCGCTCAAGCCAAGTCGGTGTGCAATGTCGGCCATCTTCGGCAATCCGTCGCTAAGGGCGCGGGCGATTTCATCTTTGGTCCGTGCGCCCAATGTGGGGGTGTCGTCGATTTTGGACAATTCATCATCCAGATGTGAGAGGAGAAACTGAGTTATGCCCTCGTCGCCCAGAATGGTGGGCACAGCCAACATATCAGGAGACATCAACAGCGCGTCCATTTGGGCCCCAAAATGCACAGGGCAGCCAAAATAGGCTTCGTGATGGAAGATGGTCTTGGGTGTTGGGTGCTTGAAATAGACTGCAAGCGGAGTGAAAGCATCAGTTGTGACTTGCCGACTGAGCGAGACACCGCTGGCAAGATCTGCTTCGATGGATAGGCGCATGCCCAAGCGTCTCGGGCCATTACGGTGCTCGATAAACAGCACGCCGTTATTGATCGTTTTGAGTTCATATTGCGCGAAGCTGGTCCACAACCGTGCATATCGCTCTACACGGGAGAAGGACCCTAGCAAGGTTGGAGCGGCTTTCCAAGCGAGCCCAAGTGCACCATATTCATCAGGCCGCATGGCGGCGCCGACAATGAGGGGCAAAGGCGTTATGTCAAACTGCTCGGCCATGAGCTCAAGCATGCTGTAATAATCGTTCTCGTCCAGCATTGCCTTGGGATCCCATGATCCCTCAATGTCCAGACCGACCGATTCCAGCACCGCTTTGGCATCGACCTTGTCTGCCGCAGCTGCAACGACTTTCCGAGCAAATAATGTTGTAACCTGACCCATGCGGGGAGGTTAGTTTGAACCAATCAGCAACGCAAGTGATGCTGTCTTTAGTGGAGGCGAGAGAAAAGAGCCGTTCTAGAGGTCTTGTCCGGTTTCGTTATCCAGTGCCCACATGAGTTCGGATTTTATTTGCAAAGCATTGTTGAGATGCTTTTTTACGGTGTAGGCAGCTTCAAGGGTTTCCCCGCGATCAAGAAGGTCGATAATAGTCAAATGCTGCCTGCATTGCTCGATGAAGCGTTCTTGTGTGGGGACTGCGCGATATTCCAAGAGGCGTCGCATCTGATTAAGGCGCACCAATGTCATGTAGAAATAGCAGTTGTTTGAAAAGCGGATCAGCTCTTCATGAAATGTCACACCCGCAGAAAGGAGTTCTTCGACTGGCAGCTGATCTATGTCCCGTTCCAGCATTCTTTCCTGCGCTGCTCGCATCTCATCCAACTTGAATTGAACAACCTCGAACTCTGGCAGCAAGATGGCCGCAGGTTCGATGGCCATGCGTAACTGATAGATCTGCTTGAATGATTCTGGCGACTTTGCCACCTCTAGAAACCGCCAGCCATATCCCGGTTTTCGTTCGGCCCAGCCGTCGCGAACGGCGCGAAGCAGAATGTCATGAACCTGTGTTTTTGTGAGGGCGTAGCGGTCACGCAACAGCTGTTCTGTAACGTCTTCTTGCAAAATGTTGTTGCGCCAGTCATCGGCTATTTTTTGATAGGAGCTTTGGCGGTCCTGCTTCAAGGTCAAGGGAATAGTCTTGGCTGTGCTATCGGGTGTGGTGGAGACGTAATAACCTCTGTTGGGTCTTTTTTCGACCACACCTGCATCCGACAACATCTTCAATGCTTCGCTGACTGGTGAACGGGACACTCCGAAATCATCTGCAAGGGCTTGTGTGCGCAGATGCTCACCTTCGGGCAGTTCTCTGGCCAAGATTCTTTGAGAAATTTCCTAGGCGATGGTTTCAGTGAGTTGGCTGGACTTCATCGGAAGGGCCCTCCCGTTAGCCCCGCAATGCAATTAAATGCATGATAGAATGAGAAAACGCAATCTGCTCATTTGTTGTTTCTTTTGAATAATTGTGCATCACGGGTGATGCTTTGTGTTTTGAATATTGCTCAAAGGAATACTGAAAAAATGCAGATCGGGAGGGGCGGCGGTGGCTTATGCCTTCATGACAAACCGGGCGTAAGTCGACCCACTTGCTGGAGTTATTAATGCACGACACCCTCAATTCTTATGTTGGATGTGAATGCTGATATACAGAGGGGATCTTTTCGTCTTTATGAGTGCATTATTTCATGTCAAGCTTATTTTTCTCTGCTATTTGAGGTTGTTGAGACTATTAAGTCGGTCCGGATCTTTGTAGATTTCTCTGAACCAGCCCTCAAGTTCCGGGTCTTCAATAAGCTTATCGAAATTGAGGTCAAATATTATACTAGTTTCATAACTGATCTTTTCACTAAACTCTGTTGAGTTTTGTAGTATTTCTCTTTTTCCAAAAGGTGAATCTGATCGTGTTAATATAAAGCGATCTTCATAAAAATATGGTGCCCCTGGTCTGGAGCGGGTTAATATGAACCAATATTCAAAAAGAATACTATTTTTGAATTTTTTGGCAACTCTCGATACCTTTAACGAACTGCCTTTGCTTCGGAAGGTTATATCTATAGGGCCGTCTTTCAAGTCAATATCCGGTTCTGATAATATATCAGAATATAGTGCCAGATCACTGCTATCATAAATATTTCGAATAGGTGTATTGTGGGCAATGGCAAGGTATTCAGTAATAAACCAATGTGCTGACCTGTGAAGATTTTCAATCGCCATTTCATAATAGTAATTCGGATTGTTTTGAGGACTATCTTCTGCCATGGCAGCTCCTGAAAAGGTCGCGAAAAAGCAAAGTAATAACGCTTTTGAATTGGTTAATCTGCCCATATTTCTGAGATTTTTTTTGTTAAGTTGTTGAAATAGCTTTCACCGCTTTTGATGAGCCATTTAGGGCCGTCTTTTCTAGCCCATGGCCATACATCTGCTATTGTGTGTCCTTCCGGATCTTCATTGGGGTCAAAGAAATTAGCCGTGGGGCCGAAAATCGAATTAGTGACGAGTTTTCCTGTTTTTTTATTATAAATTCCTTCCACGTGCCCCCCATTTGGGGAAACATATTTTACGTTATGATCAGGATCATGAAAAGTGCTTTGAAAATTTGTCATTTTAGTGTAGCCGAGCTTCTCGGCCTCTTGCATGGTCTTTGGTGCGTGTGAGTTGATGATTTCTCTAAATGTCGTGTTAATGTCGTCATCTTTGACAATTTCACCAGCTTTTTTAGAATCCGAAAATAGTAGCCTGATCGTTTCCTCTGACAATGGTTTTCCAGTCCTGCCCTCAAAGCGCGCGATAGCGTCGTCAACGGATAATCCAAACTGCTCTTCGAAGCACACGCGGAAAATGGACTTGTCATTATCAAGGGCGGCTTCTCGCAGCGTGACTTTCTTGCTGGTCGAGGCGGGAGATGCTGTCTCGACGCTGCTTTGAGATGCAGAGTGGAAATCCACCGATGAAGCACTCAGAGCAACATTCACGCTCCCGCCATCCGTTCCGATGAGGACTGTCGGGCAGCCGGTTATGATGGTGCCTCCGTGGCTGGTCTTGTCGCCAATTCTGGCTGCGGGTTGTCCTCCCACGAGTACATTCCAGGCTCCGGTGACAATCTTGGCGGGGATGGCAGTGGCACAAAGCGATTTGTCGGTGACGCGGGCCTGTGGCATGCCGCAGACAATGACATTTACCTGACAAGGGGGAATGATTGGCCCTCCAACATGTGGCGCTGTTCCTGGCCCGATCATCGGGCAGGCTACCATGTCAGTCACGCGGGCGGCTGGTCTTCCCATCGTTAGAGAACCTTGAGAAAATTGGCGGTAATAAAAGCAAATTATTAAATCGGTTTAATTTCAGGAACGCTACAACCACAGCGACCATTATGCAATCTATTATATGTATTTTAAATGGAGATTTTCAGAGGGATAGGAGAGGGAAAGCAACTTTATGGCGTGTTCATTTTTACGTTATTCAAGGTCGTTCAAAATGGATGGGGGAGAAATGTACCGGAAAATAGGCCTTGAAGCCTAAAACTTGTCAATTTCAAAAGATTGTAAACGGAGGGGTTTAAAATCAGGGATATATTGTGAT
This window of the uncultured Cohaesibacter sp. genome carries:
- a CDS encoding DUF4345 domain-containing protein, whose translation is MPLTLFQKLALGLAGLTAVGIGFTITAIPHMFYTSYGIALGPDASLLSELRAPGAGLTAFGIIMLLGIVKQSYATIAIVAAQTVFLAFPAGRLVSLAIDGMPSEGILAALAFELVIAVLCLLAFLPKRRRQQNQSQAA
- a CDS encoding NmrA family NAD(P)-binding protein — encoded protein: MSDQSILVIGASGKTGSRVANRLQALGKTVRHGTRGVTVPFDWDDPDTWPAALEGIESAYVTYFPDLAFPGAVEKVDALCSVAKEAGLCHLVLLSGRGEHHAREAEKIVEGSGLDYTLVRSSWFAQNFSEGYLHDPILAGILPMPGGDILEPIIDIDDIADVVVAALTQHGHSKQLYEVTGPELLNFSDMAQILSREIGRPIQHIPISFENFHANVAAAGGDFVADIFTAIARETLDGRNAEVCNGVQRALGRAPTSFAEFARKTALKGAWKSAA
- a CDS encoding AraC family transcriptional regulator, whose product is MGQVTTLFARKVVAAAADKVDAKAVLESVGLDIEGSWDPKAMLDENDYYSMLELMAEQFDITPLPLIVGAAMRPDEYGALGLAWKAAPTLLGSFSRVERYARLWTSFAQYELKTINNGVLFIEHRNGPRRLGMRLSIEADLASGVSLSRQVTTDAFTPLAVYFKHPTPKTIFHHEAYFGCPVHFGAQMDALLMSPDMLAVPTILGDEGITQFLLSHLDDELSKIDDTPTLGARTKDEIARALSDGLPKMADIAHRLGLSARSFHRRLAEQGVSFQTLTEETRREIAIGMLKEERYALAEIAFLTGYSEQSAFNRAFKRWTGLTPASYRKSQP
- a CDS encoding GntR family transcriptional regulator — protein: MSQRILARELPEGEHLRTQALADDFGVSRSPVSEALKMLSDAGVVEKRPNRGYYVSTTPDSTAKTIPLTLKQDRQSSYQKIADDWRNNILQEDVTEQLLRDRYALTKTQVHDILLRAVRDGWAERKPGYGWRFLEVAKSPESFKQIYQLRMAIEPAAILLPEFEVVQFKLDEMRAAQERMLERDIDQLPVEELLSAGVTFHEELIRFSNNCYFYMTLVRLNQMRRLLEYRAVPTQERFIEQCRQHLTIIDLLDRGETLEAAYTVKKHLNNALQIKSELMWALDNETGQDL
- a CDS encoding PAAR domain-containing protein; translation: MIGPGTAPHVGGPIIPPCQVNVIVCGMPQARVTDKSLCATAIPAKIVTGAWNVLVGGQPAARIGDKTSHGGTIITGCPTVLIGTDGGSVNVALSASSVDFHSASQSSVETASPASTSKKVTLREAALDNDKSIFRVCFEEQFGLSVDDAIARFEGRTGKPLSEETIRLLFSDSKKAGEIVKDDDINTTFREIINSHAPKTMQEAEKLGYTKMTNFQSTFHDPDHNVKYVSPNGGHVEGIYNKKTGKLVTNSIFGPTANFFDPNEDPEGHTIADVWPWARKDGPKWLIKSGESYFNNLTKKISEIWAD